CAAAGAGAATTAGACCCAAAAACTCATACTTTTCAATTAGAGCCGCCTTGCGTTTAGTTCTCTCTTCTAGCCAATTGAAGAATTTTGAAAAACAGGACAGTCTTCTCAATCTTTCAGTAATCGGAGAGAAAACAAAGAGCAGAATAGGAACAGGTAGAATATTTCCGATCACGGAGAAGAGAAAAGCCTCGTAAGGATCAAACCCCATCTTTATAGCTAAAGGTATTGCGCCCCGCAATTCTAAAACAGGTGCGGCTGCAATTAAAATTACCCAAAGAATATTATTCATAATTTAGTTTTGAAAGCCATACTCTCCTATTAAAGGCACAAATGAACAATCACAAAGCACTTCTTTTTTGATACCATCATCTTCTTTTATCCCCAAAGTTAACTTCTGACAATCTTTATCGCCTAAAGGAATAACTATCTTCCCCTTTGGGTTTAATTGCTGAATTAATAGCTCTGGTATCCTTTTTGAAGCCGCAGCTACCATTATCTTATCATAAGGAGCATGCTTTTCCCAACCCATACTGCCATCGCCTAGTTTATAAAATATATTACGGCAGCCAGAATCTTTTAAGCGAGGCTCTGCTCTTTCAATAAGCAAAGATATTCTTTCAACGGTATAAACCTCTTTTGATAACAGCGAGAGTATTGCAGTCTGATATCCGCTGCCTGTCCCAATCTCCAAAACTCTGTCTTCTCTGGTTAAAGATAATGCTTCTGTCATAAGCGCAACTATGAAGGGTTGGGATATTGTCTGACCATCTTCGATAAGTAAAGGGCTGTCTATATAA
The DNA window shown above is from Candidatus Kaelpia aquatica and carries:
- a CDS encoding small multi-drug export protein, which encodes MNNILWVILIAAAPVLELRGAIPLAIKMGFDPYEAFLFSVIGNILPVPILLFVFSPITERLRRLSCFSKFFNWLEERTKRKAALIEKYEFLGLILFVAIPFPTTGAWTGSFAASIFKMRFKKSFLAITLGVIIAAVIVSLISWGGFSLFKS
- a CDS encoding protein-L-isoaspartate(D-aspartate) O-methyltransferase — protein: MNGFKSQLLKMVESQIQARGIKDNRLLLVMKEIDRAAFVPESARGNAYIDSPLLIEDGQTISQPFIVALMTEALSLTREDRVLEIGTGSGYQTAILSLLSKEVYTVERISLLIERAEPRLKDSGCRNIFYKLGDGSMGWEKHAPYDKIMVAAASKRIPELLIQQLNPKGKIVIPLGDKDCQKLTLGIKEDDGIKKEVLCDCSFVPLIGEYGFQN